Part of the bacterium genome is shown below.
TGGATGGTCATATGCAGGCAGCCGGCTATACGGGCGCCCTTGAGGGGTTTCTGCTTCCCATATTCTTTGCGAATCGACATGAGACCAGGCATTTCTGCTTCAGCTAATAATATCTCTTTACGTCCCCAAGCGGCAAGGGACATGTCTTTCACTTTATATTTCATGTAGGATGGGATCTTTGTATTCAATTTCTCTGCAACCGACATTTAATTCTCCTTTTATTTTATATTTTTCTAAACGTCGGTAAAATAATACATATCCTTAATAATTGCAATTTCTTTTTTGTACATAACATTAAGTGTTGATTCGCAGGTTGGTAAATTCGACTAACGCAATATAAACTCTTGTATTTTTTAGATTGAAATGTAAATTATCTACATAGTTCAATTTTCATGAAATCGCGACTTATAACTCCCGAGTAGCAAATTTGAAAGATCTGCTAAAAACCTACTCCGTAATTTATGAAACGCCTGTGGCATGGGGTGAAATGGATGCGCTAGGCCATGTTAATAATATTGTTTATTTCCGCTATTTCGAAAGCGCCCGATCGGACTACTTTCAAAAAGTAGGCATTTGGGAATCGGCAAAAGAGAAGGGGATAGGCGTTATATTACATTCGACAAGTTGTCGTTTCCGAAAACCGTTGACGTATCCGGATACGGTTTCCGTTGGTACGCGCGTAACCGAGATTCACGCAGATCGTTTTACCATGGAGTATGCCGTTTACAGCCATGCCGATAAATCTATTGCCGCAGAAGGTACCGGGATCGTTGTAGTTTATGATTATCGGAAGAATCAGAAATGCGCGATGCCTGCTGCAATGAGAAAGAATATAGAGGAACTCGAGCATCGGCTTAAAAAGTAGAGCTGCAATTTAAAATGAAAAAATTTGTAATATTTTTTTCGATTGTGTTGTCTATTTATTCTTTGATCAATCTTTATATATTTCAAGCCGGTTGGAGCGCCATTCCTTCCCAATCCAACTACCGCGTATTCTATGTCGCATTTTTTTTTCTAGTTTCCACCTCTTTTATTGTCGGGCGAATTCTGGGACGAAAAGCACTGTCAGCATTTGCCGAAACCCTTACATGGATCGGATCTTTTTGGCTTGCATGGATGTTATATTTGTTTCTGTTCGTAGTTCTGCTCGATGTAACCGCTATTGTGAATGATAGGGTTCAGTTTCTTCCCGAAAACGGTTCATTATCAAAGCCGGGTATTGCAGCCCTAGTAAGCTTTTCGACACTGGTAATTGTTCTGTTCGGACATCTTAATGCAAGGACTCCGCGCGTTAAGAAAATTCAGTTGAGTGTTTCAAAAACGGCGCCGGGTCATAAATCGATGCGCATTGTGGTAGCGTCGGATATTCATCTTGGGACAATAATTGGTAAATCAAGGATCAACAAGATCGTTGGAATTATTAATAGATTAGATCCCGATTTAGTATTACTTCCAGGCGATGTGGTAGATGAAGATTTGGCCCCGGTTATAAAAGAGAACTTAGGTGAATCGCTTCGGAATATTAAATCGAGATTTGGAGTGATTTCCGTAACCGGAAACCATGAATTTATTGGCGGTGTGGGGGCTGCATCACGATATCTGCAGGATCATGGCATTACTGTCTTGCGCGACGAAACGGTAAAAATTGACGACAGTTTTTATGTTGTTGGGAGGGACGATAGAAGCGTGAATAGGTTTAATGGACACATGCGAAAGACGCTTGATCAGTTAACGGCCGGTTTAGACAAAAGACTGCCCATGGTCCTGATGGATCACCAACCATTTCATCTGGAAGAATCCGTAAAAAGCGGGATCGATTTACAACTTTCGGGCCATACGCATCATGGGCAATTATGGCCATTGAATTTTATCACGAAAAAGGTTTTTGAAGTGAGCTGGGGCTACAAGAAGATAGACAACACGCACATTTACGTTTCGAGCGGAGTTGGCACCTGGGGGCCTCCGGTTCGAGTCGGAAACAGGCCTGAGATCGTGCAGATAGATTTAAAGTTTGTTTAGCGCGGCTTAGTTATTGAACAAATCTATATTTTCCCAATTTCTTAAGAGTTTCATAATGCGAACGTATTGCCGCAATTAAGGATGGCTGGTAATTATATCGAATGCGGTGTTTCTCCGCCAAGTCTCTGACAATTTCGCTGATTGCCGGATAATGTATACTGCACACTTTAGGAAATAAGTGATGTTCGATCTGGTAATTTAAACCGCCGATGTACCACGATAGGAATTTATTATTTCTGGCAAAATCAGAACTGGTTTCCATTTCATGTACAGTCCATGCGTTTTCTATTACACCTTCCGCATTTGGAGACGGGTGGTCTGTTCCTTCCACAACGTGGGCTAATTGGAAAATAACGCCCAATATGATACCGGCCGTGAGATTCATGGCAACAAAGCCGATCACAAACTGCCACCAGGTCACATCTAATACCAGCAAGGGTATGATGATCATATACGTATAGTAGAAGAGTTTTCCAAGAATCAAGAGGGCAACTTCAGAAGCGGGGTGTTTTATATTTTTGTAAGGACCCAAATCGCGCTGCAGAATATATTTGTAGTCTTTGACAAACGCCCAGAAAAGAATTGCAGTACTATAGGCGAGAAGCGCGTACCAATGCTGAAAACGATGAAACGGCTTCCATTCTGATTTTGGCGAGAGACGCAAAATTGGAGATACGGTAAGATCTTCGTCAATTCCGTGAATATTTGTATACGTATGATGGATCACATTATGCGTGATCTTCCATAAATAACCGTTAGCGCCCAACATATCAAACGTAAGGCCGATGAGTTTGTTAACAGCGGGTTTCGAAGAATAGGCGCCATGTAATGCATCGTGCGCAACGGAAAAACCAATTCCGGCAAAACAAACACCCATCAGGATAGCAAGAAAGAGCATGGTCCAAACTGAAAAATAATTGGTTAGGATCAAAGCATACGATCCATACATCAATGTCAAAAGAATAATCGACTTCACGACCATAGCCACGTTTGCATTAGAAGAGATGCCCCGCTTCTGAAAATATTCAGACACCCTTTGTTTAAGTTCCTCCACAAATGAATTAGCATCTCGATTAACAAAAGTGATTTTTTCAGCAACCATAACCTTCCTCACTTTTCAAAAAAGTCTATTTTTTTTGATAAATTACGGGGTGTGATTTTTTAGAAAATAGAATTTAGCGGTGAAACTGAATTAATACTTAGGTAAGCTCGGATCGATGTCCGATGTATAGGCAGTAATTCCACCTGTTACATTGTAGAGATTTAAATATCCTTTTGCAAGTAATTCTTTTATTGCCCTGGCACTTCGAATTCCCGTTTTGCAGTAAAAAACGACAGGTTTACTTTGCGAAATGATTTTTTCCTTTTCAGTGATTTTTGAAAGTGGAATTAATTCGCCGCCAATATTCACAAGATCATGTTCAAACGGTTCCCTGACGTCGATGAGCTGGAAATCCTTTTTAGTATCTATCCATTGCTTTAAATCCTGGACGCTCAATTCATTGATTTGATTATGTGAAGAAGTAGGAGGCTTCACACCGCAAAATTCATCATAGTCGATTAATTTACTTATCGTGGGGTTTTTTCCATTTACAGGATTATTATCGTCTCTGGAAAATTTTACGATGCGTGTCTCAAAATTCAGCGCATCAAATAAAAGCAAACGACCGCTCAACGGTTTCCCAATTCCGGTAATGATTTTAATAGCCTCGCTGGCCTGAAAGCTCCCGATGATTCCGGGCAGAACACCCAACACACCGCCTTCGGCGCAACTTGGAACCATACCCGGCGGGGGAGGCGTGGGGTAGAGGTCGCGGTAATTCGGGCCCACAACGCCATTGGAATCGGTATAATGGAAGACCGAGACTTGCCCTTCAAATTGAAAGATCGAACCGTATACATTTGGCTTATTAAGCAACACGCATGCATCATTGACAAGATATCTTGTTTGAAAATTATCCGTTCCGTCGACTACAACGTCAAAATGGTTTATGATGTCAAATGCGTTTTGGGATGTGATTTGTACAGGATAAGTGAGCGTGTTGATAAAAGGATTTAGTGCGAGAAGTCTTTTAACGGCAATATCGACTTTTGGTTTTCCAACATCATGAACTGTGAAAAGAACCTGCCGCTGGAGATTTGTTTCATCTACGACATCAAAATCAACGATACCTATCGTGCCGACGCCCGCGGCCGCGAGATAGAGTAAAACCGGGCTTCCGAGGCCGCCTGCGCCGATAACCAAAACCTTAGCGGTTTTAAGCTTTTTCTGACCTTCAAGGCCGAATTCCTTGAGTATAATATGCCGGCTGTAACGAGAGAGTTCTTCTCTGGATAATGTGCTATCGGAAAACGGCATATCAAAACGTTAAAGTTGAATATGGTTTATTTTCTCTCAAGAATCATCGCGCCGCCCTGTCCTCCGCCGATGCACAATGTTGCTAGTCCGAACTGCTTATTTTTTCTTTTCATGTCCTTCAGCAGTGTTAACACGAGACGTGTTGCGGACGAACCCACAGGATGTCCAAGCGCAATGGCGCCGCCGTTGACGTTTAATTTATTACGGTCGATTTCGCCGACAGCTTCGGGTAAATGGAGAACGTCATTGGCAAATTGCTTAGAAGCAAAGGCTCTTTCATTTGCAATCACCTGGGCTGCAAAGGCCTCATTCAATTCGATTAATTGAATATCCTTCATCGTTAGTCCGGCATGCTTCAACGCAACCGGTGTGCTGAATACCGGCCCGAGGCCCATACGTTCCGGATCGAGTCCTGCAAAACCAAAGCCGCGTACATATCCTAAAATATCATACCCCATCTCTTTCGCTTTTTCTTCCGACATGACCAGAACAAAAGCCGCCCCATCCGTTATTTGACTTGCATTTCCGGCGGTCACCGTTCCGAATTTTTTATCAAAGGCAGGACGCAATTTGGTCAATGCTTCCATATTTTGGTTTTTCCGGATACCATTATCTTCGTCTACGACGGTTTTGTAAGTAGGAGGTAAATAGACCGGAACCATTTCTTGTTTCAGTATACCGTCATCCGTGGCCTTGCCTGCACGCAAATGACTCATAACGGCAAATTCATCTTGCTCTTTTCGCGTAATGCCGAATTCCTTTGCAAGAACCTCCGCCGTTACGCCCATATTTAACCCGCAATACCCGTCGGTGAGCCCCAATAAAATGCCAATCACCGGACTGAAATCGCCCGGACGAAATTGGGATATAGCGCCAACTCTTTCGAATACCGATCTTGCTTTAAAGATCGCAGCAAACTTATCTGTAGCTCTTTCTGAAAAGAGCAACGGTATCTTGCTCATGGATTCAACACCGCCCGCAATAACAATATCGGCTTGTTCTGTGACAATTCTTAAATACGCATCCACGATCGACTGCATGCCGCTTGCGCAGTTACGTCCCACAGAAAATGCAGGAACGTTTTTTGGAACGCCTGCCTCTAAGGCGATAATGCGGGCAATGTTCGTTGCTTCGGGCGGCTGGGCAATATTGCCGACGATAACCTCATTAACTAATTTAGAATCCAGGTTAGTGCGGGCGAGTAGTTCCCGCATGGCAATTTTTCCGAGGTCAACGGCAGTCAGTTTATTAAAAAGCGTGCCGGCTTTGATGTACGGCGTTCGCACGCCGTCGACGATGACTACATTTTTCATAGAGCACCTCTATTCTAATTTTTTGAGCTATAGGATTTTTTGATGAGTTCATCCAGATATTTCTTCGGATCTTCGATGACCTCATCGCTGACGATGAAATTGGTTTTACCGGCCAGTTTGAGGCCGTATTCGTAATCTTTAAAAAGAAATTTCGCAACCTGTTTGAATGTAGATTTCTCAGCGCCGGCTTTTCTTGATATCTTGTTAATGGCCTGATCGCTGAATTCAAACACGATCCCATGCTGAGTCAGGAATTCTTCCTGGAATTCCTTCATGGAACTATACGTGAGAAGTTTATTTAGTTCCAGTTCCGGGTTTTCAACAATTTCTTTCGTTACTTTGAGTTTCTTGATCTTCGTCGAAGGCAGTTTTTTCTCAAATTTGATCAGAACGTTCTCGATAATATTCACAAGGCCGCGCGCCCCGGTGCGATGGACGTGAGCGCGTTCAGCAAAAATACGAAGCGCATCGTCATCGAATTCAATTGCAATGCCATACGCTTCAAAGTCACGTTTCTTGCTCAGGGTGACGCTGCTGTTCTTGTTTTTTAAAATATTGAATAAAGCATCGACGGAAAGTTCGTTGAGAACCGTAATAACGGGAAGTCGGCCTACAAATTCGGATTCGAAGCCGTATTCGATCAGATCTTCGGTTTTGACTTTCTTAAGCAACTCCGATTTGCTTATTTGATTGGAGGATGTATGCTCTGCGCCGAATCCCATTTTCTTTTGATTGACACGGTTCCGAATGATTTCCTCCATGCCTGAAAATGCTCCGCTGACAACAAATAGAATGTTTTTGGTATTTACTTTTTTCCGCGCCACTTTGCCGGTTTTCTGTGCTTCCATAGCGGCTTCCATTTGCGAAGCCATATCGTGCGGAACTCGCAGATCCACTTCAGATTCTTCCATGAGTTTAAGTAAATTTCTCTGTACGCCTGTTCGGGATACGTCGATTCCGCGTGTATTTGCAGACGATGCGATCTTGTCAATTTCATCCAGGTATATAATGCCGTATTCAGCGCTTCTAATATCTCCATCCGCTTCACGAACAAGATCGCGAATAAGATCTTCCACATCACCGCCAACGTAACCGGTTTCGCTGAATTTAGTAGCGTCGCCTTTAACAAAAGGAACGCCGATCTTATTGGCGATAAGTTTAACAATGTATGTTTTTCCTACGCCGGTCGGTCCAATTAGAAGAACATTGCTTTTTATGTTACCGACGAGCTTTTGTTCTTCGGTAAGAGTATCTTCCAATTTCATTCGGTTATAATGTGTAGCGATTTTGGTTGCAATCACCTCGATGGCTTCTTCCTGGCATTCAACAAATTGATTAAGATATTCTTCAAGTTCTTCCGGTTTCAAGTCGAAATTGAATTCACCGGGACGGTATTCGCCTGTTGGTCCTGATTTCTGTCCAAGCGAATCCTGTTCGACGTCTTTGGCTCCGTATTTTTCTTTCAGAAACTCTTCAAATTCTTTTTTGAATTGATCCGTATTTGTTTGTGAAGAAAAATTCACTTTCTATACCTTCTTTCGTGGTTATGTATTGTAAGTGTTTTTTTGAGTGCTAAGTAGTAAACTCTAAAAACGATGACTTATTTCAAGTTACACTATTTTTTGAAAATAGTAAATTCATATTTCAATAAATCGAGAGCGCCTGTTTTAGCGGCAAGTAACCTTTTTACTGCCGTTACGTATGAATACGCGCAATAATTCATCCCGCCGCATTCTTTGTTTTCGGGTGTGTCACTAATTCAGTAACCTGATTAAAATTGTGAGAAAAATGAAACATGCTCTCATGAGAACTTTTTTTCCGGCAATTTTCTCCGTATTACCGGCGTGTTCCGACGCTACAAATGAGGATTGTGATTGTTCGTCATCTGCGATTAAAGATTCTATTACTGTTTCAAGTATGGCGACTGAAGGAATAGATTCATTGCTGATGGATGAAGCGATACAGCGCTCAGAAGAGTCAGGAATCATATATAGTTTCATGGTTTTGCGAAATGGAGCAATTGTTTCGGAAAACTATTTTATTGGGAAGTCTGCGCAGGACTCATTCAGCGTTCGCTCAGTAACCAAAAGTATCATAGGAACGTTGATTGGAGTCGCTATTCGTAATGGCGATATTAAGGACGAAGGTCGAAAACTCAAAAATTATTTCCCTGAATATTTTGGAACGATTTCGGATCCCGATAAAAACAATATTACGATAAAACATTTGCTTACGATGACGTCCGGTTTTCAATGGAATGAGGTGGCGGACAGATTATACGGAAATTATATGGAATCGGCGATTATTACCCCAATGTCCGATGTACCAGGAGTGGTATTTAACTATAATTCGTCGAACCCGCACCTTCTTTCCGGGATTATAACGAAATCCACTAATCGCAGTACACTGGATTTCGCAAATGCATACTTGTTCGATCCATTGGGAATAACTATTAAACGATGGGATGTGGACCCGCAGGGTTATTACCTGGGAGGAACGGGCCTATTTATGACAACGTGTGATATGGCGAAGATCGGATTTTTGTATCTTAATCAAGGATGTTATGGCGGCAAGAATATTACTTGTAACAAATGGGTAAATGATTCATGGAGTGATCACATTCCAGGTTCGTCGACTGATTATGGTTATCTCTGGTGGCTAATGGAAAGCGGCGGACATAGAATAGCGTACGCATTTGGATATGGAGGACAAATGATTTATGTTATAAGTGACCTTCAATTAGTCGTTGTATTTACCGCCGATCCCAATGTAAATGCTCAAACGGCTCAAAACACACGGAATCTTGAAGATGATATATTGAATGCTAATATTATACCGTCAATTCATCAATAACCTGATTCTCATATGATTACGTGGAACGATTTTGAAAAAATTGAAATAAGGGCCGGAACTGTGATCGAAGTTCAGGATTTTCCTGAGGCGAGGAAACCCGCGTACAAGCTGAAGATTGATTTCGGGGAATACGGTATCAAACAGTCCAGCGCGCAGATCACTAAATTGTATTCAAAAGAGTATCTGTTAAACCGGCAGGTAGTAGCA
Proteins encoded:
- a CDS encoding acyl-CoA desaturase, with translation MVAEKITFVNRDANSFVEELKQRVSEYFQKRGISSNANVAMVVKSIILLTLMYGSYALILTNYFSVWTMLFLAILMGVCFAGIGFSVAHDALHGAYSSKPAVNKLIGLTFDMLGANGYLWKITHNVIHHTYTNIHGIDEDLTVSPILRLSPKSEWKPFHRFQHWYALLAYSTAILFWAFVKDYKYILQRDLGPYKNIKHPASEVALLILGKLFYYTYMIIIPLLVLDVTWWQFVIGFVAMNLTAGIILGVIFQLAHVVEGTDHPSPNAEGVIENAWTVHEMETSSDFARNNKFLSWYIGGLNYQIEHHLFPKVCSIHYPAISEIVRDLAEKHRIRYNYQPSLIAAIRSHYETLKKLGKYRFVQ
- a CDS encoding metallophosphoesterase yields the protein MKKFVIFFSIVLSIYSLINLYIFQAGWSAIPSQSNYRVFYVAFFFLVSTSFIVGRILGRKALSAFAETLTWIGSFWLAWMLYLFLFVVLLDVTAIVNDRVQFLPENGSLSKPGIAALVSFSTLVIVLFGHLNARTPRVKKIQLSVSKTAPGHKSMRIVVASDIHLGTIIGKSRINKIVGIINRLDPDLVLLPGDVVDEDLAPVIKENLGESLRNIKSRFGVISVTGNHEFIGGVGAASRYLQDHGITVLRDETVKIDDSFYVVGRDDRSVNRFNGHMRKTLDQLTAGLDKRLPMVLMDHQPFHLEESVKSGIDLQLSGHTHHGQLWPLNFITKKVFEVSWGYKKIDNTHIYVSSGVGTWGPPVRVGNRPEIVQIDLKFV
- a CDS encoding thiolase family protein; amino-acid sequence: MKNVVIVDGVRTPYIKAGTLFNKLTAVDLGKIAMRELLARTNLDSKLVNEVIVGNIAQPPEATNIARIIALEAGVPKNVPAFSVGRNCASGMQSIVDAYLRIVTEQADIVIAGGVESMSKIPLLFSERATDKFAAIFKARSVFERVGAISQFRPGDFSPVIGILLGLTDGYCGLNMGVTAEVLAKEFGITRKEQDEFAVMSHLRAGKATDDGILKQEMVPVYLPPTYKTVVDEDNGIRKNQNMEALTKLRPAFDKKFGTVTAGNASQITDGAAFVLVMSEEKAKEMGYDILGYVRGFGFAGLDPERMGLGPVFSTPVALKHAGLTMKDIQLIELNEAFAAQVIANERAFASKQFANDVLHLPEAVGEIDRNKLNVNGGAIALGHPVGSSATRLVLTLLKDMKRKNKQFGLATLCIGGGQGGAMILERK
- a CDS encoding tRNA-binding protein, with amino-acid sequence MITWNDFEKIEIRAGTVIEVQDFPEARKPAYKLKIDFGEYGIKQSSAQITKLYSKEYLLNRQVVAVINFPPKQIANFFSECLVLGVVRGDGEVVVLQVDRPVTNGERIG
- the moeB gene encoding molybdopterin-synthase adenylyltransferase MoeB codes for the protein MPFSDSTLSREELSRYSRHIILKEFGLEGQKKLKTAKVLVIGAGGLGSPVLLYLAAAGVGTIGIVDFDVVDETNLQRQVLFTVHDVGKPKVDIAVKRLLALNPFINTLTYPVQITSQNAFDIINHFDVVVDGTDNFQTRYLVNDACVLLNKPNVYGSIFQFEGQVSVFHYTDSNGVVGPNYRDLYPTPPPPGMVPSCAEGGVLGVLPGIIGSFQASEAIKIITGIGKPLSGRLLLFDALNFETRIVKFSRDDNNPVNGKNPTISKLIDYDEFCGVKPPTSSHNQINELSVQDLKQWIDTKKDFQLIDVREPFEHDLVNIGGELIPLSKITEKEKIISQSKPVVFYCKTGIRSARAIKELLAKGYLNLYNVTGGITAYTSDIDPSLPKY
- a CDS encoding AAA domain-containing protein, whose amino-acid sequence is MNFSSQTNTDQFKKEFEEFLKEKYGAKDVEQDSLGQKSGPTGEYRPGEFNFDLKPEELEEYLNQFVECQEEAIEVIATKIATHYNRMKLEDTLTEEQKLVGNIKSNVLLIGPTGVGKTYIVKLIANKIGVPFVKGDATKFSETGYVGGDVEDLIRDLVREADGDIRSAEYGIIYLDEIDKIASSANTRGIDVSRTGVQRNLLKLMEESEVDLRVPHDMASQMEAAMEAQKTGKVARKKVNTKNILFVVSGAFSGMEEIIRNRVNQKKMGFGAEHTSSNQISKSELLKKVKTEDLIEYGFESEFVGRLPVITVLNELSVDALFNILKNKNSSVTLSKKRDFEAYGIAIEFDDDALRIFAERAHVHRTGARGLVNIIENVLIKFEKKLPSTKIKKLKVTKEIVENPELELNKLLTYSSMKEFQEEFLTQHGIVFEFSDQAINKISRKAGAEKSTFKQVAKFLFKDYEYGLKLAGKTNFIVSDEVIEDPKKYLDELIKKSYSSKN
- a CDS encoding acyl-CoA thioesterase, whose translation is MKDLLKTYSVIYETPVAWGEMDALGHVNNIVYFRYFESARSDYFQKVGIWESAKEKGIGVILHSTSCRFRKPLTYPDTVSVGTRVTEIHADRFTMEYAVYSHADKSIAAEGTGIVVVYDYRKNQKCAMPAAMRKNIEELEHRLKK
- a CDS encoding serine hydrolase; protein product: MKHALMRTFFPAIFSVLPACSDATNEDCDCSSSAIKDSITVSSMATEGIDSLLMDEAIQRSEESGIIYSFMVLRNGAIVSENYFIGKSAQDSFSVRSVTKSIIGTLIGVAIRNGDIKDEGRKLKNYFPEYFGTISDPDKNNITIKHLLTMTSGFQWNEVADRLYGNYMESAIITPMSDVPGVVFNYNSSNPHLLSGIITKSTNRSTLDFANAYLFDPLGITIKRWDVDPQGYYLGGTGLFMTTCDMAKIGFLYLNQGCYGGKNITCNKWVNDSWSDHIPGSSTDYGYLWWLMESGGHRIAYAFGYGGQMIYVISDLQLVVVFTADPNVNAQTAQNTRNLEDDILNANIIPSIHQ